In Musa acuminata AAA Group cultivar baxijiao chromosome BXJ2-3, Cavendish_Baxijiao_AAA, whole genome shotgun sequence, the following proteins share a genomic window:
- the LOC103979838 gene encoding protein WEAK CHLOROPLAST MOVEMENT UNDER BLUE LIGHT 1, giving the protein MGEIDTKPFESVKTALSFFEQKAGQNRCASSGNMEEQEEKDLCLLLKELANCKVQLEINKSANKQANLEVEVYHKTVDDLSIQLENSVAEIDRYREKCQQAETKIAKLESENKVIAQSLLGSSEHESELLGIVDELKALQEEEHAMGSEVTASGRLHTMAERRAELMGQAIFLESDQRKKLLLHISALNEALFSSTLAAIEADKERSASFFRMEAELHITKEALAQSHDKLEGMKDHLDMMNNMENELFAKMIQVDYLQSELKQLEELYSACSRFALDAVNDANQLASEMETPEGARSKYSSYLALMEAEKKRMRNELQSERDKVIDLNCQIELLSSRTQTLKHEMSEMRGREMDLEEEIATLKADLHRSRSRRILAAEAAEARATSSQSGLYIAVQELALETKSSKMESQVQKKDAESEMEMDDKADYATETKRGKSDIIDGYGGMAILAKESNSLTQETGKAMGIADSPRSSGFERTSNADMLNEELEAATSRINDLRSNLEEATRRAELAEKAKAAIEDQLRKWRAEQTQRRAAADSLTKQRPKKDSNNGKRSTCTPSLPKSVLRHHADGSPPDFDGTHLNYVPLAKELSPGCCLKRKMMVQPEPAPH; this is encoded by the exons ATGGGAGAAATAGACACTAAGCCTTTTGAATCTGTAAAGACTGCATTATCCTTTTTTGAGCAGAAAGCCGGTCAGAATAGGTGCGCTTCCTCAGGAAACATG gaggagcaggaggagaaAGATCTATGCCTCTTGTTAAAAGAGTTAGCTAATTGCAAAGTGCAGCTGGAAATCAATAAATCTGCCAATAAACAAGCCAATCTGGAGGTTGAAGTCTATCATAAAACAGTTGATGATTTGTCAATCCAGTTGGAAAATTCTGTTGCTGAGATTGATAGATACAGGGAAAAATGTCAGCAAGCTGAAACCAAAATAGCTAAACTTGAATCTGAAAATAAAGTGATTGCACAGTCGCTCTTAGGATCCAGCGAGCACGAATCGGAACTACTTGGCATTGTGGATGAGTTGAAAGccttgcaagaagaagaacatgccATGGGATCTGAGGTCACTGCTTCAGGACGATTACATACTATGGCAGAAAGAAGAGCTGAGTTGATGGGGCAAGCAATTTTCTTAGAGAGTGATCAGAGAAAGAAGTTATTGCTGCACATTTCAGCACTAAATGAAGCCCTTTTTTCCTCTACACTGGCAGCCATTGAAGCAGATAAGGAGAGGTCTGCTTCCTTTTTCAGAATGGAAGCAGAGTTGCACATTACTAAAGAGGCACTTGCTCAATCACATGATAAGCTAGAAGGGATGAAAGATCACTTGGATATGATGAATAACATGGAGAATGAACTATTTGCAAAAATGATACAAGTTGATTATTTGCAATCTGAACTGAAGCAATTAGAAGAGTTGTATAGTGCATGCTCGAGATTTGCTTTGGACGCTGTTAACGATGCAAACCAGCTTGCTTCGGAGATGGAAACACCAGAAGGGGCAAGATCCAAGTATTCAAGCTATCTTGCCTTGATGGAAGCCGAAAAAAAGAGAATGCGCAACGAGCTTCAGAGTGAGAGAGATAAAGTGATTGATCTAAATTGCCAGATCGAGCTTCTTTCCAGTAGAACGCAAACACTGAAACACGAGATGTCTGAAATGAGGGGAAGAGAGATGGATCTTGAGGAAGAAATTGCGACACTGAAAGCAGATCTTCACAGAAGCAGGTCAAGAAGAATTTTAGCTGCTGAGGCTGCCGAAGCAAGGGCTACGAGTTCTCAATCTGGGTTGTATATTGCTGTGCAGGAACTAGCATTAGAAACTAAATCATCTAAGATGGAATCTCAAGTACAAAAGAAGGATGCAGAATCTGAAATGGAGATGGATGATAAAGCTGATTATGCGACTGAAACTAAACGTGGAAAGAGCGATATCATTGATGGTTATGGTGGAATGGCAATCTTAGCCAAGGAAAGCAATTCCTTAACCCAGGAGACCGGGAAAGCCATGGGAATTGCAGATTCTCCTCGCTCTTCTGGATTTGAACGAACTTCCAACGCTGACATGTTAAACGAAGAGCTGGAAGCTGCAACCTCTAGAATCAATGATTTGAGATCCAACCTGGAAGAGGCAACAAGAAGAGCCGAGCTGGCGGAGAAAGCTAAAGCAGCAATCGAGGATCAGCTGAGGAAGTGGAGAGCAGAGCAGACACAGAGAAGGGCTGCTGCAGATTCACTCACCAAGCAACGTCCGAAGAAAGACAGCAACAATGGCAAGCGCTCCACTTGCACCCCATCACTGCCTAAATCAGTGCTTCGTCACCATGCAGATGGTTCTCCTCCGGATTTCGATGGAACACACCTCAATTATGTCCCTCTTGCTAAG GAGTTGTCTCCAGGATGCTGTCTCAAGCGAAAGATGATGGTCCAGCCGGAACCAGCACCTCATTAA